In Bacillus sp. NP247, one DNA window encodes the following:
- a CDS encoding bifunctional 2-polyprenyl-6-hydroxyphenol methylase/3-demethylubiquinol 3-O-methyltransferase UbiG, producing the protein MNREKSSLYEEKAEHYYNAANPNLLKHIKKEWQEVLDIGCSSGALGAAIKENGARVSGIEAFPEAAEKAKEKLDHVILGDIETMDLPYEKEQFDCVIFGDVLEHLFDPWAVIEKVKPYIKQNGVILASIPNVAHISVLAPLLAGNWTYTEYGLLDKTHIRFFTFNEMLRMFLKAGYSISKVDRVYIDHKMYEPLIEELYGICKKYRLGSGFMAETVVFQYIIEAEKSQL; encoded by the coding sequence ATGAATCGGGAGAAAAGTTCTTTATACGAAGAAAAAGCTGAACATTATTATAATGCGGCAAATCCTAATTTATTAAAGCATATAAAAAAGGAATGGCAAGAAGTTCTTGATATTGGCTGCTCGAGCGGTGCATTAGGAGCGGCTATAAAAGAAAATGGAGCACGTGTATCAGGAATTGAAGCGTTCCCAGAGGCTGCCGAAAAAGCGAAAGAAAAACTAGATCATGTTATTTTAGGTGATATAGAAACAATGGATCTTCCTTATGAGAAGGAACAATTTGATTGTGTCATATTCGGGGATGTATTAGAGCATTTATTCGATCCATGGGCTGTCATAGAAAAAGTAAAACCTTATATAAAACAAAATGGAGTTATTTTAGCTAGCATACCGAACGTTGCTCACATTTCAGTGTTAGCTCCTTTATTAGCGGGAAATTGGACGTATACAGAATATGGTTTATTAGATAAAACACATATTCGTTTCTTTACATTTAATGAGATGTTACGAATGTTTTTAAAAGCGGGCTACTCTATTAGTAAAGTAGATCGTGTATATATCGATCACAAAATGTATGAACCACTAATTGAAGAGTTATATGGGATTTGTAAGAAATATCGTCTTGGAAGTGGCTTCATGGCTGAGACGGTTGTATTTCAATATATTATTGAAGCAGAAAAATCACAACTATGA
- a CDS encoding glycosyltransferase family protein, with translation MNNPDKTILMVICVNDSKLYAQCVRHILKLAVPPGYSVQFMPIRGAKSMTSGYNQALSNPAKYKVYLHQDVFIVNGAFLFGLIQLFTEHEHLGMIGMVGAQYVPPHGVWNEGRGIVGKVIGYMNELFYMASLEQPFHESKTFIPVECIDGLLMATQYDIPWREDLFDGFDFYDVSQSFEFKKAGYTVGVPVQRDAWCIHYHFDVNMTNYEKYRKVFVEHYMSDVNKEE, from the coding sequence ATGAATAATCCTGATAAAACGATTTTGATGGTGATATGTGTAAATGATTCGAAATTGTATGCACAATGCGTGAGACATATATTGAAATTGGCAGTACCTCCAGGATATAGTGTACAATTCATGCCAATTCGCGGTGCAAAAAGTATGACGAGCGGATACAATCAAGCACTTTCGAATCCAGCGAAATATAAAGTGTATTTACACCAAGATGTTTTTATTGTAAATGGGGCTTTTTTATTTGGATTAATTCAATTATTTACGGAACACGAGCATCTTGGGATGATTGGGATGGTTGGAGCCCAGTATGTTCCCCCGCACGGTGTATGGAACGAAGGAAGAGGGATAGTTGGGAAAGTAATTGGTTACATGAACGAGTTATTTTATATGGCTAGTTTAGAGCAACCATTTCATGAATCGAAAACATTTATTCCAGTGGAATGTATTGACGGTTTATTGATGGCGACACAATATGATATTCCGTGGCGAGAGGACTTATTTGATGGGTTTGATTTTTATGATGTATCCCAATCGTTTGAATTTAAAAAAGCTGGGTATACAGTCGGTGTCCCCGTGCAGCGTGATGCTTGGTGTATTCATTATCATTTTGATGTAAATATGACGAATTATGAAAAGTATAGGAAAGTGTTCGTGGAGCATTATATGTCAGATGTAAATAAGGAAGAATGA
- a CDS encoding glycosyltransferase family protein encodes MKDHTILVVVCVNNEELFEQCERQIRNIFVPPGYVVQIFPIRDAKSMASAYNRALSYPAKYKVYIHQDTYLINRDMFYTLISLFKENEKLGLIGVAGAQFLPSNGIWWEGKNLVGKVIEYRRQNYQLLNLDQDFYGNKSFMSVQAIDGLLMATQHDLPWREDLFQGFHFYDVSQSLEFQKSGYLIGIPNQSNLWCIHYNGDEFDADTYEKYRKVFVEHYKDILSPS; translated from the coding sequence ATGAAAGATCATACAATATTAGTCGTTGTTTGTGTAAATAATGAAGAGCTTTTCGAGCAATGTGAGAGACAAATAAGAAACATTTTTGTTCCCCCTGGCTATGTAGTGCAAATTTTTCCGATACGAGATGCGAAAAGTATGGCAAGTGCGTACAATCGAGCACTTTCATATCCGGCGAAATATAAAGTATATATACATCAAGATACTTACCTTATTAATCGTGATATGTTTTATACCCTCATTTCTCTTTTTAAAGAAAATGAAAAGCTTGGCTTAATTGGAGTGGCAGGCGCCCAATTTTTACCGAGTAACGGGATATGGTGGGAAGGTAAAAACTTGGTAGGGAAAGTGATTGAATACAGAAGACAGAATTATCAATTATTAAATTTGGATCAGGATTTTTATGGGAATAAATCATTTATGTCAGTTCAGGCAATTGATGGTTTACTAATGGCAACGCAACATGACCTTCCGTGGCGAGAGGATTTGTTTCAAGGATTCCATTTCTATGATGTGTCACAGTCTTTAGAATTTCAAAAATCTGGATATTTAATTGGTATCCCTAATCAATCAAATCTATGGTGTATTCATTACAACGGAGATGAGTTTGATGCGGATACATATGAGAAATACCGAAAAGTTTTTGTGGAACATTATAAAGATATACTATCTCCATCATAA
- a CDS encoding sugar phosphate nucleotidyltransferase codes for MKGIILAGGTGSRLYPITKVTNKHLLPVGRYPMIYHAVYKLKRCEITDIMIITGKEHMGDVVNFLGSGQEFGVSFTYRVQDKAGGIAQALGLCEDFVGNDRMAVILGDNIFSDDIRPYVEEFTSQKEGAKVLLQSVEDPERFGVAHIQGRKIIGIEEKPNEPKSSYAVTGIYLYDSKVFSYIKELKPSTRGELEITDINNWYLKRGVLTYNEMSGWWTDAGTHDSLQRANTLARDIDFGKQFNGE; via the coding sequence ATGAAAGGGATTATTTTAGCAGGCGGGACAGGGTCGAGATTATATCCAATAACGAAAGTAACGAATAAACATTTACTTCCCGTTGGGCGGTATCCGATGATTTATCATGCGGTATATAAGCTAAAGCGATGTGAAATTACAGATATTATGATTATTACAGGTAAAGAGCATATGGGAGATGTGGTTAACTTTCTAGGAAGTGGTCAAGAGTTTGGTGTATCCTTTACGTATCGTGTGCAAGATAAGGCGGGCGGGATTGCGCAGGCGCTAGGACTTTGTGAAGATTTCGTAGGAAATGATCGGATGGCAGTTATATTAGGAGATAATATCTTTTCAGATGATATTCGCCCGTATGTTGAAGAGTTTACAAGTCAAAAAGAAGGGGCTAAAGTGCTGCTTCAATCTGTAGAAGATCCCGAGCGATTTGGTGTAGCACATATTCAAGGCCGAAAAATAATTGGAATTGAAGAAAAGCCGAATGAGCCGAAAAGTTCTTATGCTGTTACGGGAATTTATTTGTATGATTCGAAAGTCTTTTCTTATATAAAAGAATTAAAACCTTCCACAAGAGGGGAACTTGAAATTACAGATATAAATAACTGGTATTTAAAACGAGGAGTACTTACTTATAATGAAATGAGCGGCTGGTGGACTGATGCGGGAACGCATGATTCTCTTCAAAGAGCGAATACGTTAGCGCGGGATATAGACTTTGGGAAACAGTTTAATGGAGAATAG
- the rfbC gene encoding dTDP-4-dehydrorhamnose 3,5-epimerase — MKVVETNFTDAKLLEPRVFEDERGFFTESYNKKMLETLGITHSFVQDNVSYSAHSGTIRGLHFQKSPKAQTKLIQVMQGAIYDVIVDLRKDSPTFKKWRSYILSADNHRKLLVPKGFAHGFCTLVPHTIVMYKVDEYYSADHDSGLLWEDKELSIPWPVTNPILSDKDRILPLLQEYEDSF, encoded by the coding sequence ATGAAAGTTGTAGAAACAAATTTTACCGATGCGAAATTGTTAGAACCGAGAGTGTTTGAAGACGAGCGAGGTTTTTTTACTGAAAGTTATAATAAGAAGATGCTAGAAACGTTAGGGATTACGCATTCATTTGTGCAAGATAACGTATCTTATTCAGCGCATTCGGGGACGATTCGAGGGCTACACTTTCAAAAAAGTCCGAAAGCACAAACGAAACTCATTCAAGTTATGCAAGGTGCAATATATGATGTTATCGTTGATTTGCGAAAAGATTCACCTACATTTAAAAAGTGGAGAAGTTATATTTTAAGCGCGGATAATCATAGGAAATTATTAGTGCCGAAAGGATTTGCTCATGGTTTTTGTACACTTGTACCTCATACAATTGTTATGTATAAAGTAGATGAGTATTATAGTGCTGATCACGATTCCGGTTTGCTTTGGGAAGATAAAGAATTATCAATTCCATGGCCGGTAACAAATCCTATCTTGTCCGATAAGGATCGAATATTACCATTACTTCAGGAATATGAAGATAGTTTTTAA
- the rfbB gene encoding dTDP-glucose 4,6-dehydratase translates to MNILVTGGAGFIGSNFIHYMLKNYETYKIINYDALTYSGNLNNVKSIQENPNYSFVKGEIQNGELLEHVAKERDVQVIVNFAAESHVDRSIENPIPFYDTNVIGTVTLLELVKKYSHIKLVQVSTDEVYGSLGKTGKFTEETPLAPNSPYSSSKASSDIIALSYYKTYQLPVVVTRCSNNYGPYQYPEKLIPLMVTNALEGKKLPLYGDGLNVRDWLHVTDHCSAIDTVLHKGCIGEVYNIGGNNEKTNVDVVEQIIKLLGKTKKDIEFVTDRLGHDRRYAIDAQKMKNEFEWEPKYTFEQGLKETVEWYKNNVDWWKPLKEK, encoded by the coding sequence ATGAATATATTAGTTACAGGTGGAGCTGGATTTATTGGAAGTAATTTCATTCACTATATGTTAAAAAACTATGAAACATATAAAATCATTAATTACGATGCATTAACATATAGCGGGAATTTAAATAATGTAAAGTCTATTCAAGAAAATCCTAACTACTCATTTGTAAAAGGGGAAATCCAAAATGGAGAGCTGCTGGAACATGTTGCTAAGGAACGTGACGTGCAAGTAATTGTAAATTTCGCAGCTGAATCACATGTGGATCGTAGTATTGAAAACCCAATTCCTTTTTATGATACGAATGTAATAGGTACAGTCACGCTGTTGGAGTTAGTGAAAAAATATTCACATATTAAACTCGTGCAAGTATCAACAGATGAAGTATACGGTTCTTTAGGGAAAACCGGGAAATTTACAGAGGAAACCCCGCTAGCTCCTAATAGTCCATATTCTTCAAGTAAAGCAAGTAGCGACATAATAGCCTTATCTTATTATAAAACGTATCAATTACCAGTTGTTGTAACACGTTGTTCTAATAACTATGGACCGTACCAATATCCTGAGAAATTAATTCCGTTAATGGTTACGAATGCGCTTGAAGGAAAGAAACTACCATTATATGGTGATGGATTGAATGTAAGGGATTGGCTACATGTAACGGATCATTGTAGTGCCATTGACACCGTTTTGCATAAGGGATGTATAGGAGAGGTATATAATATCGGCGGGAATAACGAAAAAACAAATGTAGATGTTGTGGAACAAATTATAAAACTTTTAGGAAAAACGAAAAAAGATATTGAATTTGTAACAGACCGTTTAGGTCACGACCGTCGTTATGCGATTGATGCACAAAAAATGAAGAATGAGTTTGAATGGGAACCGAAGTATACGTTCGAACAAGGATTAAAAGAAACGGTGGAATGGTATAAAAACAATGTGGACTGGTGGAAGCCACTAAAAGAAAAGTAA